A window from Glaciimonas sp. PCH181 encodes these proteins:
- a CDS encoding phage major capsid protein has translation MNKRLLQQQKAAAIARAKALNDASALENRDLTAEESTQYEAHMAESRSLDARIQRAEEMSAAEVSEGVTIREGAHITVSENVANDPRGGFSFVGEFMKAVHSATAAQRSGGAVAMDKRLLIGAAAPGAGTYANEGSGADGGFLIPPEFGKEIFQLSLTDNALLPMTDEVNVAGNGMSFPKDETTAWGTNGVRAYWQGEASAPAGTKPVLGLTSLRLKKLMALVPVSDEMLDDSSALASYLPKKIGASIQWKTNEAILFGPGAGLPQGAMVSGAVVTIAKDPGQATNTLTALNLANMIARLPEGSFPNAVWIINNDVLPALFTLTLGNYPIYIPSGGLLGGIQGNPYGTLLGRPIIVSQHANTFSSQGDVMLVDLNYYQTITKAGGVQTATSMHLYFDADATAFRTTFRIDGQSKLAAAISPAKGANKLSPFVQLGAR, from the coding sequence ATGAACAAACGTCTCCTGCAACAACAGAAAGCGGCTGCAATTGCCCGAGCCAAAGCATTGAATGATGCTTCGGCCCTCGAAAACCGCGATCTGACCGCCGAGGAATCCACCCAATACGAGGCGCACATGGCCGAGTCGCGCAGCCTCGATGCTCGTATCCAGCGCGCCGAAGAAATGAGCGCTGCCGAAGTAAGTGAGGGTGTGACGATCCGTGAGGGTGCGCATATCACCGTGAGTGAGAATGTCGCCAATGATCCAAGGGGTGGTTTCAGCTTCGTCGGCGAATTCATGAAGGCCGTACACAGTGCAACTGCAGCACAACGCAGCGGTGGTGCTGTCGCCATGGACAAGCGTTTGCTGATCGGCGCGGCCGCGCCCGGTGCAGGAACTTACGCTAATGAAGGCTCTGGCGCAGATGGCGGATTCTTGATCCCGCCAGAGTTTGGCAAGGAAATTTTCCAGTTGTCGTTGACCGACAATGCACTTCTGCCCATGACTGATGAGGTCAATGTCGCGGGCAATGGCATGTCGTTCCCAAAGGATGAAACAACCGCCTGGGGCACCAACGGCGTGCGCGCGTACTGGCAGGGCGAGGCTTCGGCGCCAGCCGGAACCAAGCCAGTCCTCGGCTTAACATCGCTGCGCTTGAAAAAGCTGATGGCACTCGTTCCGGTATCAGATGAGATGCTGGATGATAGTTCCGCACTGGCATCATATCTGCCGAAGAAAATCGGTGCGTCAATCCAATGGAAGACGAACGAGGCGATCTTGTTCGGCCCGGGTGCTGGTTTGCCTCAAGGCGCCATGGTCAGTGGTGCCGTTGTGACAATCGCCAAGGATCCCGGTCAAGCCACCAACACTTTGACGGCACTGAATCTGGCGAACATGATCGCTCGCCTGCCGGAGGGCTCGTTTCCAAATGCCGTCTGGATCATCAATAACGATGTGTTGCCAGCGCTCTTCACTTTGACCTTGGGTAACTACCCAATCTATATCCCGTCTGGTGGCCTCTTGGGTGGCATTCAGGGCAATCCGTACGGGACATTGCTGGGCCGTCCGATCATCGTTTCGCAACATGCGAACACGTTCAGCTCTCAGGGCGATGTGATGCTGGTCGATCTCAATTACTACCAGACCATCACTAAGGCGGGTGGTGTGCAAACGGCAACATCGATGCATCTGTATTTCGATGCTGATGCAACAGCGTTCCGTACCACGTTCCGTATCGACGGCCAAAGTAAACTCGCTGCCGCCATCTCGCCAGCCAAAGGCGCGAACAAGTTGTCCCCGTTCGTACAGCTCGGCGCACGTTAA
- a CDS encoding phage terminase small subunit P27 family translates to MPGVAGRSGRKAKPTQRKIAAGNPGKRALNAREPDFGEVADIDPPEWILGCGRDMWLRIVPLLCQQKVLQTTDLHNVEIFCMAYNTWRLSVIDVANNGVVVEGATGGPIKNPALTAQNEASRQMATFGGLLGLDPTSRQRLIGGGKKKADNPFGKLING, encoded by the coding sequence ATGCCTGGGGTTGCAGGGCGGTCCGGACGGAAGGCAAAGCCAACACAGCGCAAAATTGCCGCCGGGAATCCGGGCAAGCGCGCTTTAAATGCTCGTGAACCCGATTTTGGTGAGGTCGCCGATATTGATCCACCTGAATGGATTTTAGGGTGCGGTCGCGACATGTGGCTGCGTATTGTCCCGTTGCTGTGCCAGCAAAAAGTATTGCAAACAACTGATCTGCATAACGTTGAGATTTTTTGCATGGCATACAACACATGGCGGCTATCGGTCATCGATGTTGCCAATAACGGCGTGGTGGTAGAGGGCGCGACCGGCGGGCCAATTAAAAATCCTGCGCTGACTGCGCAAAACGAGGCATCAAGGCAGATGGCAACATTCGGCGGCTTGCTCGGACTGGATCCGACAAGTCGACAGCGTTTGATTGGTGGTGGCAAAAAGAAGGCCGACAACCCTTTCGGTAAGTTGATCAATGGTTAG
- a CDS encoding S49 family peptidase, with product MKRQLLLAAFASQPWAMAPEHLATFSAVLRRWSAGEQVTPEVMVNIEAAQAARAARAKSVGSVGGGIAVLPLYGVMSQRASMVDDISGAGGTSTQAFTSALRSALADDTIDGVIIDIDSPGGSVFGAGELATEIFNARGQKPIYGYVNSLCASGAYWTGSQCAQLFMTPGGQAGSIGVYMQHVDESAAMEIEGYKCNFISAGKYKVEGNSMGPLDEEAQAFLQSQVDAYYASFTGAVAKGRGAPIGSVRDGMGQGRCLLATDALAAGMVDGICSFDDVVAKMTKAIKSGVTGARAVVDVIEVVASAVDLTPQAEVIAASVAVESGVAVVANLVQSNHAARTAARRRALEIASA from the coding sequence ATGAAACGTCAACTACTCTTGGCCGCCTTCGCGTCCCAACCATGGGCGATGGCACCAGAACACCTTGCCACGTTTTCTGCGGTATTGCGCCGCTGGTCCGCCGGCGAGCAGGTCACGCCGGAAGTCATGGTCAACATTGAGGCTGCGCAGGCGGCGCGAGCCGCGCGCGCAAAATCAGTGGGGAGTGTCGGAGGCGGTATTGCCGTACTGCCCCTATATGGCGTTATGTCACAACGCGCCTCAATGGTTGATGATATTTCCGGCGCCGGCGGCACGTCTACGCAGGCCTTTACCTCGGCGTTACGCTCCGCACTGGCCGACGATACCATCGACGGCGTCATTATTGACATTGACAGCCCAGGCGGGTCAGTGTTCGGTGCTGGCGAGCTCGCGACGGAGATTTTCAATGCACGTGGACAAAAGCCAATCTACGGTTATGTGAACAGCCTTTGCGCATCAGGGGCTTACTGGACTGGATCGCAGTGCGCGCAGCTTTTCATGACCCCGGGCGGCCAAGCTGGCTCGATTGGCGTCTACATGCAACACGTCGATGAATCGGCGGCCATGGAAATAGAGGGCTACAAGTGCAATTTCATATCGGCCGGCAAGTACAAGGTCGAGGGTAACTCAATGGGGCCGTTAGACGAAGAAGCACAGGCTTTTCTGCAAAGCCAGGTCGATGCCTACTATGCATCGTTCACTGGTGCCGTCGCCAAAGGCCGTGGCGCTCCGATTGGATCGGTACGCGATGGCATGGGCCAAGGCCGCTGCCTTCTTGCTACCGACGCTCTTGCTGCAGGCATGGTTGACGGCATCTGCTCTTTCGATGATGTGGTGGCGAAGATGACCAAGGCCATCAAATCAGGGGTTACTGGTGCGCGAGCTGTAGTTGATGTGATAGAGGTTGTGGCTAGTGCGGTCGACTTAACGCCGCAAGCCGAAGTAATTGCTGCGTCAGTCGCTGTCGAGTCTGGCGTAGCAGTGGTGGCTAATCTAGTGCAATCGAATCATGCTGCTCGAACCGCTGCCCGGCGCCGAGCACTCGAAATCGCAAGCGCATAG
- a CDS encoding HNH endonuclease yields the protein MPKRAKSICRQASCGALVDSPGFCIKHKRDRQQEDAVQRGTAHERGYTSAWSKARSFYLRKHSLCVRCQGVGNVVAATVVDHIIPHKLKDALDSGNIEAIAKARALFWDSVENWQSLCKPHHDAKTVLEDGGFGRAPMAQRDK from the coding sequence ATGCCTAAGCGTGCAAAGAGTATCTGCAGGCAAGCGAGCTGCGGTGCATTGGTTGATTCACCTGGCTTCTGCATCAAGCATAAGAGGGATAGGCAGCAGGAGGATGCGGTGCAGCGTGGCACGGCCCATGAGCGTGGATACACAAGCGCATGGTCGAAGGCGCGCAGCTTCTACTTGCGCAAGCATTCATTGTGTGTGCGCTGCCAAGGCGTCGGTAATGTGGTTGCCGCTACTGTGGTCGATCACATCATTCCTCATAAACTCAAGGACGCATTAGATAGTGGCAACATCGAAGCTATCGCCAAAGCCCGAGCGCTGTTCTGGGATAGCGTCGAGAATTGGCAGTCGCTATGCAAGCCACATCATGATGCTAAAACCGTATTGGAAGATGGTGGGTTCGGGCGCGCGCCCATGGCTCAGCGGGATAAATAA
- a CDS encoding phage portal protein, translated as MFLTKIRADSGDRSPWGGFWFNPVPFNGSAVTADASLQLTAVYACVRVLSNSVSTLPFLLYEESADGTKTKIKKHWLYRIFARRPNDFQNPAEFRSMMQGHLSLRGNAFARIFSNGKGEVTDLIPIHPDRVAIELLTDTNWRYRIKNADGTTTVVNRIDMFHLKGLSGDGIMGYSPIQLARSAIAGAIAAQNYGTRFFENDAAPSGGWIEHPSNFKDNEARRLWRESWQEQQGGKNKGKLAVLEYGLKYHSGVAISNGDAQFIESRKYSVSDIARLFGVRPHKIGDLEKATFSNIEQQSIDSVNDDLMPWVVCWEEAIRFNFLDPDDDTLQVEFPIISLLRGDSAARSLYYNKGIMGGWLTRNEARIAESYNPLPGLDEPLRPLNMIADGAADEEDDEVESGEALPANANPNDSPADAPPAPGKSDARLVALASAAAERVARKEVEMVSRALKGSRESLIDAYSKLAPFIAGAIGISAETAQAYCVEQIELAQQADNMELDRFGEIACCKLERLAIQG; from the coding sequence ATGTTTCTGACCAAGATACGGGCCGACAGCGGTGACCGTTCGCCGTGGGGAGGCTTTTGGTTTAACCCGGTGCCGTTCAATGGGTCGGCTGTTACTGCTGACGCGTCCTTGCAGTTGACGGCCGTCTATGCGTGTGTACGCGTGCTGTCGAACTCAGTGTCGACACTGCCATTCCTCCTGTATGAAGAGAGTGCAGATGGCACGAAGACAAAAATCAAGAAGCATTGGCTGTATCGCATATTCGCACGTCGCCCAAACGACTTCCAGAACCCGGCAGAATTTCGGTCGATGATGCAGGGTCACCTGTCATTACGAGGAAATGCCTTTGCGCGCATTTTTTCCAATGGAAAAGGGGAGGTTACCGACCTGATTCCGATTCATCCGGACCGCGTTGCGATTGAGTTGCTAACGGATACTAATTGGCGCTACCGGATCAAGAATGCAGACGGGACGACGACGGTAGTCAATCGCATAGACATGTTCCATCTGAAGGGCCTGTCTGGTGATGGCATCATGGGCTACAGCCCGATTCAGTTAGCGCGTAGTGCAATTGCGGGTGCGATCGCCGCGCAGAACTATGGCACCCGATTTTTTGAGAATGATGCAGCGCCCTCTGGTGGATGGATTGAGCATCCGAGCAACTTCAAGGATAACGAAGCGCGACGTCTGTGGCGAGAATCTTGGCAGGAGCAGCAGGGCGGGAAGAATAAAGGTAAGTTGGCAGTCCTTGAATATGGGCTGAAATACCATTCTGGTGTCGCCATTAGCAATGGTGACGCTCAGTTCATTGAGTCGCGGAAATACAGTGTGTCGGACATTGCGCGCCTATTTGGCGTGCGCCCACACAAGATTGGCGACCTAGAAAAGGCGACGTTCTCGAATATCGAGCAACAGTCAATCGATTCGGTGAATGACGACTTAATGCCATGGGTCGTATGTTGGGAGGAGGCGATACGGTTCAACTTTCTAGATCCGGATGACGATACCCTTCAGGTTGAGTTTCCGATCATTTCCCTGTTGCGCGGCGATTCTGCAGCTCGATCACTGTATTACAACAAAGGCATTATGGGTGGCTGGCTGACCCGTAACGAAGCCAGAATTGCTGAATCGTACAATCCATTACCAGGACTCGATGAGCCATTGCGCCCACTGAACATGATCGCAGATGGCGCCGCAGATGAGGAGGATGATGAGGTGGAAAGTGGAGAGGCGCTCCCGGCTAATGCGAATCCAAATGATTCGCCAGCCGATGCGCCACCCGCACCAGGAAAATCAGACGCTCGCCTAGTTGCGCTAGCGTCGGCCGCCGCTGAACGCGTGGCGCGTAAAGAGGTGGAAATGGTCTCCCGTGCACTTAAGGGCTCCCGGGAATCACTAATCGATGCTTACTCAAAGCTCGCTCCGTTCATCGCGGGCGCTATCGGAATCAGTGCAGAGACCGCGCAGGCTTACTGCGTCGAGCAGATCGAGCTTGCCCAGCAAGCGGACAATATGGAATTGGATCGCTTCGGGGAAATCGCCTGCTGCAAATTAGAACGACTTGCAATTCAAGGATAA
- a CDS encoding terminase large subunit has translation MVSKAVKKYPRVDQANKYARDIVAGRLPACRWVRLACQRHLDDLAVSRKRTYQYKFDAAEAEKKLQLIEMLPHTKGEWGFKRQLVTLEPWQKFGLACTFGWKNKKTNFRRFRESYWEVCRKNGKSVIGAGVAISMFIADNEFGAEVYSGATSEKQAWEVFRPARLMVKRTPMLIEAAGIEVNASNMNLPEDGSRFEPLIGNPGDGASPSCAIIDEYHEHNSAALYETMLTGMGARRQPLVLIITTAGANIEGPCYDKRRQVIEMLDGTVPDDELFGWIFTIDEGDDWTKPEVLAKANPNMGVSVFRAYLESQQQKAIRTARFTNTFKTKHLNVWTSVKTGFYNMPKWRDCEDKTLTSEQFEGQSCVLGFDLARKLDMNSMAKLFTRDIDGKRHYYSVTPRFWVPEETVKNTDNKRMAERFQAWVNSDLLYETAGAEVDYREILAEAVEVNKVSPVDTCPIDPHGATGLSHQLDDEGLTPVVITQNYTNMSDPMKELESAIASGRFHHDGNPIMTWCISNVIGKFLPGNDDVVRPIKQGDDNKIDGAIALIMAIGRAMQSDARSMPDDYELMVV, from the coding sequence ATGGTTAGTAAAGCGGTAAAGAAATATCCCCGAGTTGATCAGGCTAACAAATACGCGCGTGACATTGTCGCTGGACGCCTACCTGCATGTCGATGGGTTAGGTTAGCGTGTCAGCGCCACTTGGATGACTTAGCGGTCAGCCGTAAGCGCACATATCAATATAAATTTGATGCAGCAGAGGCCGAAAAGAAGCTGCAGCTAATAGAAATGCTGCCACACACAAAGGGCGAATGGGGCTTCAAGCGCCAGTTGGTAACGCTAGAGCCGTGGCAAAAGTTCGGCCTCGCCTGCACCTTTGGTTGGAAGAACAAGAAAACAAATTTTCGGCGCTTCCGAGAAAGTTACTGGGAGGTCTGTCGGAAGAATGGGAAGTCGGTCATCGGTGCTGGTGTGGCAATTAGTATGTTCATCGCGGACAATGAGTTTGGCGCAGAGGTGTATTCCGGTGCGACCAGTGAAAAGCAAGCTTGGGAGGTATTCCGACCGGCGCGACTAATGGTCAAGCGAACGCCAATGCTGATCGAGGCCGCTGGCATTGAGGTCAATGCGTCAAATATGAATTTGCCCGAGGATGGTAGCCGCTTTGAGCCCTTGATCGGCAACCCAGGCGATGGCGCATCGCCATCATGCGCGATCATCGACGAATATCACGAGCACAACTCAGCTGCGCTATACGAAACCATGTTGACCGGGATGGGTGCGCGTCGCCAACCGCTGGTCCTGATCATCACGACAGCCGGAGCTAACATTGAAGGGCCTTGCTACGACAAGCGACGCCAGGTTATTGAAATGCTCGATGGTACGGTGCCGGATGATGAGCTGTTCGGTTGGATTTTCACGATCGACGAGGGGGATGATTGGACTAAGCCTGAAGTGTTGGCGAAAGCGAACCCCAATATGGGGGTGTCGGTGTTTCGGGCCTATCTGGAAAGCCAGCAGCAAAAGGCGATTCGGACCGCGCGTTTTACGAATACGTTCAAAACCAAGCATCTGAATGTCTGGACATCGGTCAAGACAGGATTTTACAACATGCCGAAGTGGCGCGACTGCGAAGACAAAACGCTTACATCGGAGCAGTTCGAGGGGCAGTCATGTGTATTGGGCTTCGATTTAGCTCGGAAACTGGATATGAATAGCATGGCCAAGCTGTTCACTCGTGATATTGATGGTAAGCGACACTACTATAGCGTGACACCCCGATTTTGGGTGCCGGAAGAGACGGTGAAAAACACCGATAACAAGCGTATGGCAGAACGGTTTCAGGCGTGGGTAAATAGTGATTTGCTATACGAGACTGCGGGCGCAGAGGTTGATTATCGTGAGATTTTGGCGGAGGCGGTCGAGGTAAATAAGGTTTCCCCAGTGGATACATGTCCGATTGATCCGCACGGTGCCACAGGACTTTCCCACCAGCTCGACGACGAGGGATTGACGCCAGTGGTTATCACGCAGAACTATACAAACATGTCCGACCCAATGAAGGAGCTCGAATCGGCAATCGCATCAGGTCGGTTTCACCACGACGGCAATCCGATCATGACTTGGTGCATATCGAACGTTATTGGTAAATTTTTACCTGGAAATGATGATGTTGTTCGCCCCATAAAACAAGGTGACGATAACAAAATTGATGGCGCGATCGCGCTCATAATGGCAATAGGCCGCGCTATGCAAAGCGACGCTAGGTCAATGCCGGATGATTACGAACTTATGGTGGTGTGA
- a CDS encoding phage head-tail connector protein, whose amino-acid sequence MPEICLIQPAGEPLHLSEVKNDRRVDDDADDAKIRSLISAARQAVESKTRQQLLHARWKLVLDTFPMAGWGAMSPFRASVSIPAYAIQLPHSPVVDVISIQYIDMSGELQTMPQSDYVVNSALMPAIITPAFGKVWPIPLPQIGSVIVIYDAGYASPITTAFASEPTQFKVSGPVTWTVGARVNFYNSGGLLPAPLDADTAYLVASAANGAYTLMDIDGNPIALTSDGTGRSFIGVVPDGIRSWMLLRIGSLYENREEVAVGQRIVVLELPFVDGLLDPYIASTY is encoded by the coding sequence ATGCCCGAAATTTGCCTGATTCAGCCTGCCGGAGAGCCTTTACATCTTTCGGAAGTAAAGAATGACCGTCGAGTTGATGATGATGCCGACGATGCGAAGATTCGGTCACTGATCTCCGCGGCGCGCCAGGCTGTCGAATCGAAGACGCGCCAGCAACTACTACACGCTCGCTGGAAGCTGGTGCTTGATACCTTTCCCATGGCGGGCTGGGGTGCGATGTCGCCATTTCGTGCATCGGTGAGTATCCCTGCATATGCTATCCAGTTGCCACATTCGCCAGTGGTTGACGTTATCTCGATTCAGTACATCGACATGTCCGGCGAGCTGCAAACAATGCCGCAGAGCGATTACGTGGTCAATTCCGCGTTGATGCCAGCTATCATCACACCTGCGTTCGGCAAAGTGTGGCCAATTCCTCTGCCGCAAATCGGCTCAGTCATAGTGATCTATGATGCTGGGTACGCCTCACCAATTACTACGGCATTCGCGAGCGAACCAACGCAATTCAAGGTAAGCGGCCCGGTCACGTGGACAGTCGGTGCCCGAGTGAACTTCTACAACTCCGGGGGGCTACTGCCAGCACCGCTCGATGCCGATACTGCCTACCTGGTCGCTAGTGCCGCGAATGGCGCTTACACGCTGATGGATATTGATGGCAACCCGATCGCACTCACGTCTGATGGCACGGGACGGAGCTTTATCGGCGTCGTGCCAGATGGGATTCGCAGCTGGATGTTGTTGCGGATCGGCTCGTTGTATGAGAACCGCGAGGAGGTGGCCGTCGGTCAGCGCATTGTCGTCCTTGAGTTGCCTTTTGTTGATGGGCTGCTTGATCCGTATATTGCGAGTACCTACTGA